From Pseudoalteromonas sp. R3, one genomic window encodes:
- the asnB gene encoding asparagine synthase (glutamine-hydrolyzing), which produces MCGINGIQGSNDLSLITKMNDAISHRGPDGNGVFQNKNTALGHVRLSIIDLSEASSQPIYSDCGNLILVFNGEIYNYKELRKSMLAKGYNFKSEGDGEVILALWTHHGFDTFSLLDGIFSLAIYNQITGDLVVARDHFGIKPLYYSLSDSGVIFSSEIKAILQDQSVSREIDLDSAASHLQFLWSPGEATILSAIKKVPIGSYIVFNGGSIVNVEKYYSIPSYSASLDEAGAEKALDTALVNTIKSQLVSDVEVGAFLSGGLDSSLVCAIAKSENKDFKEVFSIDITSDDKDGFTDDLPYAKRVAEELGLDLNLVSASSTDVSDLPSCIYYLDEPQADPAIINAFKICQLANSKGIKVLLSGAGGDDFFTGYRRHLAAQLIDKAEKVPQFLKSLIGYSSRLFKTNSTLGRRFHKLSNALNQKGDDALISLFSWMSKEDSLKLFKEELRGKIAFSGYDTLNSKLANSASSNNVEKVLDLEREFFLVDHNFNYTDKMSMANGVEVRVPLVSLELAKVASQIPTNQKLKGKEGKWILKKVAEKWLPKSVIYRSKTGFGAPLRSWLHGPLKPLIDHLLSEESVSKRGVFDYSEVQKIIKADAEGRGDYAYSIYALLTMEMWFRQFIDCPTPTKLDINEFYN; this is translated from the coding sequence TTGTGTGGAATTAATGGAATTCAAGGTAGTAATGACCTTTCCCTTATCACCAAAATGAATGATGCGATTTCTCATAGGGGTCCAGATGGAAATGGTGTTTTTCAAAACAAAAATACAGCTTTAGGGCATGTACGCCTGTCGATCATTGATTTGTCAGAAGCTAGCTCTCAGCCTATATACTCTGATTGTGGTAATCTTATTCTCGTTTTCAATGGGGAAATATACAACTACAAAGAACTTCGTAAATCAATGCTAGCAAAGGGGTATAACTTCAAGTCTGAGGGCGATGGTGAAGTTATTTTGGCGTTGTGGACCCATCATGGTTTCGATACCTTTTCATTGCTTGATGGAATATTTTCTTTAGCGATATATAACCAAATTACAGGTGACCTTGTTGTTGCTAGAGACCATTTTGGAATAAAACCACTTTACTACTCCTTAAGTGATAGCGGCGTAATTTTTTCTAGCGAGATCAAAGCTATCTTGCAAGACCAAAGCGTATCAAGGGAAATAGATCTTGATTCTGCAGCTTCACACCTTCAATTCCTGTGGTCACCTGGTGAAGCAACGATTCTTAGTGCTATAAAGAAAGTACCTATTGGAAGCTATATCGTATTTAACGGTGGGAGCATAGTTAATGTTGAAAAATACTATTCAATTCCATCTTATTCTGCTTCTTTGGATGAGGCCGGAGCGGAAAAAGCTCTTGATACCGCTCTTGTAAATACAATCAAAAGTCAATTGGTTTCTGATGTTGAAGTAGGTGCTTTCTTATCTGGTGGCTTAGATTCTTCTTTAGTTTGTGCGATTGCTAAATCTGAGAATAAAGACTTTAAAGAAGTTTTTTCAATCGATATTACGTCAGATGATAAAGATGGTTTTACAGACGACTTGCCCTATGCAAAGAGAGTAGCTGAGGAGCTGGGTTTAGATTTAAACTTGGTTTCAGCGTCTTCAACTGATGTTTCTGATCTACCGTCCTGTATTTATTACCTTGATGAACCACAAGCAGATCCTGCTATCATTAACGCGTTCAAAATATGCCAGTTAGCTAACAGTAAAGGTATTAAGGTGCTGCTTTCAGGAGCCGGTGGAGATGATTTTTTCACAGGTTATAGAAGGCACCTTGCCGCTCAGCTGATAGATAAGGCAGAAAAGGTGCCGCAGTTCTTAAAAAGCTTAATCGGCTATAGTTCGAGACTATTTAAAACAAACTCTACCCTTGGAAGACGATTTCATAAACTGTCAAATGCTTTGAATCAAAAAGGTGATGATGCCCTCATTTCGTTATTTTCTTGGATGTCTAAAGAGGACTCACTGAAATTGTTCAAAGAGGAATTGAGAGGCAAGATAGCATTTTCTGGATACGACACGTTAAATTCTAAGCTGGCTAATTCTGCAAGCTCTAATAACGTTGAGAAAGTACTTGACCTTGAAAGAGAGTTTTTCTTAGTTGATCATAACTTTAATTACACCGATAAAATGAGTATGGCAAACGGTGTGGAAGTTAGAGTTCCATTAGTTTCACTGGAGTTAGCAAAAGTAGCTTCACAGATACCAACCAATCAAAAGCTCAAAGGAAAAGAAGGAAAATGGATTTTGAAAAAAGTAGCAGAAAAATGGTTACCCAAATCTGTCATTTATCGAAGTAAAACTGGTTTTGGAGCACCATTAAGAAGTTGGTTGCATGGCCCACTTAAACCTCTCATTGATCATTTATTGTCTGA
- a CDS encoding glycosyltransferase family 1 protein — MKQNNKYCIVAIGGDLNVYPYLAKLNSILDSLGDVSEITWNRGEVGKEKNSFFTYKPESKIGLIFGYMLWIIKLTFLFCNNKDFDKVYFCSRLDCALPAFFANLIGKKVRYVYLDRDAYHLTYNFGLLTMLVKKIEMAVAKKSVKHFVPGQSRDFTKLDNVCVIENTPTKAFFDEAKSLSVTHHRNDKFVIYVNGWLVNTRGADTILETVKLLDPAKFKVIVAGPSECEAISELISLEIVEYLGQLSNVQALSYYFISDVVLCFYDPSIEVNRKAEPNKWFDCAFTGTPFITNKGISTFDAFKGKGPVYAIEYGISSELFNLLNELCSSRTDSKCRPYFEALNVDYWDVKVERIIKKLN; from the coding sequence ATGAAGCAAAACAATAAATATTGTATTGTTGCCATAGGTGGCGACTTAAATGTTTATCCATATTTAGCGAAGTTAAACAGTATTCTTGACTCGCTTGGGGATGTAAGTGAAATAACATGGAATCGTGGTGAAGTAGGAAAAGAAAAAAATAGTTTTTTTACTTATAAACCAGAGTCTAAGATAGGTTTGATATTTGGCTACATGCTTTGGATAATTAAGTTAACTTTCCTATTCTGTAATAATAAAGACTTTGATAAGGTTTATTTTTGCTCAAGGTTAGATTGTGCCTTACCAGCATTCTTTGCTAATTTAATTGGCAAAAAAGTCAGGTATGTTTACCTAGATAGGGACGCTTATCATCTGACCTATAATTTTGGATTGCTAACTATGTTAGTAAAAAAGATTGAAATGGCAGTTGCAAAGAAGTCTGTTAAGCATTTCGTTCCTGGACAAAGTCGAGATTTCACCAAGCTAGACAATGTTTGTGTGATTGAGAACACTCCAACTAAAGCATTTTTTGATGAAGCGAAGTCTTTAAGTGTTACCCATCACCGTAATGATAAGTTTGTGATCTACGTTAATGGCTGGCTTGTAAATACTCGCGGTGCGGATACGATTTTAGAGACAGTTAAGTTACTTGACCCAGCCAAGTTCAAGGTTATAGTAGCCGGTCCAAGTGAGTGTGAGGCGATATCTGAGTTGATCTCTCTTGAAATTGTTGAATATCTAGGACAGCTATCAAATGTTCAGGCCTTATCTTATTACTTTATTAGTGATGTCGTTTTGTGTTTTTACGACCCTTCTATTGAGGTTAACAGAAAAGCTGAACCGAATAAATGGTTTGATTGTGCTTTTACTGGTACGCCATTTATAACGAACAAGGGTATCTCGACGTTTGATGCTTTCAAAGGAAAAGGCCCTGTTTATGCTATCGAATATGGCATCTCAAGTGAACTCTTTAATTTATTAAATGAGCTTTGTTCAAGCAGAACAGATTCTAAATGCCGTCCATATTTTGAGGCTTTGAATGTCGATTATTGGGACGTCAAAGTCGAACGAATTATCAAAAAACTGAATTGA
- a CDS encoding polysaccharide biosynthesis C-terminal domain-containing protein, whose protein sequence is MDVKLQISGFLKRGGASFFAGSIYHKIATLLLTITLAKLLTGSEFGVLSVQLALTAVFIPLLSISAVETFCYFGSRKCFSNSKKVVLLNGYILLTLFVIFLAFIITNIVKELASDWIGEIEFFQVYAFCFFSVANSLLISFFRVCNLNKMYGRLMSIQATFLIVITIVLVLLGFEAFEGYLASAFLFSIFLISRYKDIYLKKSLRGFTLPSKENLKYSVSITVGVFASLAIFHIDTIAVDYFMGSESAGYYRFISLVPTVLLFVPSTYLGSDFKFLVGISQKSNEIKKYYKNYLLIFIPIALIIALLLPFVIKYLFLFSFDVSIFEYFWASIWFSLAILFTFLVRTPLGNFFNAMGKAGINVKISILVLVINFVCNWLFIPLYGLSGAAFASFLSFACGSLASLFTFYKVLQSNVRGAYEAKQ, encoded by the coding sequence ATGGACGTTAAGTTACAAATTTCTGGATTCTTAAAAAGAGGTGGGGCTAGTTTTTTTGCTGGCTCAATATACCACAAGATAGCCACTTTACTTTTGACTATCACCCTAGCTAAATTATTAACAGGCTCTGAATTTGGCGTGTTAAGTGTCCAGTTAGCATTGACAGCGGTATTTATACCCTTGTTGTCTATTTCTGCAGTAGAAACCTTTTGTTACTTTGGTAGTAGAAAGTGTTTTTCAAATAGCAAAAAGGTCGTGTTGCTTAACGGATATATTTTACTAACTCTCTTTGTTATTTTTCTAGCGTTCATTATTACAAATATTGTTAAGGAACTTGCTTCTGATTGGATTGGAGAGATTGAATTTTTTCAAGTATACGCTTTTTGCTTCTTCAGTGTAGCAAATTCTTTATTAATATCATTTTTCAGAGTCTGCAATTTAAACAAGATGTATGGCAGGCTAATGTCTATTCAAGCTACTTTTTTGATAGTCATTACAATCGTACTAGTTCTTCTGGGGTTTGAAGCTTTTGAAGGTTATTTGGCTTCTGCTTTTCTATTTTCTATATTTTTGATTTCTAGATACAAGGATATCTACTTAAAAAAAAGCTTAAGGGGCTTTACATTACCTAGTAAAGAAAACCTGAAGTATTCTGTATCAATCACGGTAGGCGTTTTTGCTTCTTTAGCCATATTCCATATTGACACTATCGCTGTGGATTATTTTATGGGAAGTGAAAGTGCTGGCTATTATCGTTTCATTAGCTTGGTACCAACGGTTTTACTATTCGTACCAAGTACTTATCTTGGCTCGGATTTTAAATTTTTAGTCGGTATATCACAAAAATCTAATGAAATTAAAAAGTATTACAAAAATTACCTGCTTATCTTTATCCCTATTGCTTTAATAATTGCATTGCTACTCCCCTTTGTGATTAAATATTTGTTTTTATTTAGCTTCGATGTGAGTATCTTTGAATACTTTTGGGCTTCTATTTGGTTCTCACTGGCAATCTTATTCACATTCCTAGTACGTACTCCTCTGGGAAATTTTTTTAATGCAATGGGGAAAGCCGGCATAAATGTCAAAATTTCAATTTTAGTATTAGTCATAAACTTTGTATGTAACTGGTTATTTATTCCTCTGTACGGTTTAAGTGGAGCTGCTTTTGCAAGTTTTTTAAGCTTCGCTTGTGGATCTTTAGCTAGTCTTTTCACATTTTATAAGGTTCTGCAATCAAATGTACGAGGTGCTTATGAAGCAAAACAATAA
- a CDS encoding acyltransferase: protein MVAFMRKVFRRLFPRPAPLYKIGNVKFHNTLVDTLTPNLVEIGDNFVSAPGSIILSHDASTYFHSGKYRVGKTTIGDNVFLGANATVMPGVTIGDNVIVGAGSVVTKDVAANAVVCGNPARFMCTVAEYIDKCEEKGVLVPAPKGFSGIFSNKQITEQDRQELQFIAEEHYKNGR from the coding sequence ATGGTTGCTTTTATGAGAAAGGTTTTTCGAAGATTGTTTCCAAGACCAGCGCCTTTATACAAAATAGGTAATGTCAAGTTTCATAATACTCTTGTAGATACTCTAACTCCTAACCTAGTAGAAATAGGAGATAATTTTGTATCTGCACCAGGTTCTATAATTTTGTCTCATGACGCTAGTACCTACTTTCACTCAGGAAAATACAGAGTTGGAAAAACAACGATAGGTGACAACGTATTCTTAGGCGCAAATGCGACAGTGATGCCAGGAGTGACTATTGGTGACAATGTAATTGTTGGTGCTGGCAGCGTTGTAACCAAAGACGTTGCTGCGAACGCTGTCGTATGTGGCAATCCCGCGCGGTTTATGTGTACCGTGGCTGAGTATATAGATAAATGCGAAGAAAAAGGCGTTCTGGTGCCTGCACCAAAAGGTTTTAGTGGCATCTTTTCTAATAAACAAATAACTGAACAAGATAGGCAGGAACTTCAATTTATAGCGGAAGAGCACTATAAAAATGGACGTTAA
- a CDS encoding sugar phosphate nucleotidyltransferase, with the protein MLENKITRFSIQNDKSLLDALKKMDASNCKLLIVVDSDGKYVNLISIGDIQRGILNGVSLSEAINNVEISDKVVSKEGDSQDIIKQTMFKFRLEFMPVISELNSITNILEWKELFESNVTYKNKINLPVVIMAGGKGTRLKPISNVFPKPLTPIGEKTIIEEIAERFIAQGCTKFYITVNYKKELIEYFLSKSKTFENVSVTFISEPKPLGTGGALAFLQSHIKETFIVTNCDILIDQDFSEVYDYHKNNNNNVTIVSSIKSHKISYGTLTTGVGGVLQSMNEKPELNFQINTGVYVLEPSFIDSIEVNKFTHITDVINDVNNMGAKVGVFPISESSWKDIGEWPEYIKTVKSLSGDYNFQGLNL; encoded by the coding sequence ATGCTTGAAAATAAAATTACCAGGTTTAGCATTCAAAATGACAAAAGTTTGCTTGATGCGCTAAAAAAAATGGACGCTTCTAATTGTAAGTTGCTAATAGTTGTTGACTCTGACGGCAAGTACGTAAATTTAATTTCGATTGGTGATATTCAAAGAGGAATCTTGAATGGTGTGTCACTAAGTGAAGCTATTAACAATGTTGAGATAAGCGATAAGGTTGTATCAAAGGAAGGTGATAGCCAGGATATAATCAAGCAGACTATGTTTAAGTTTAGGTTAGAGTTCATGCCTGTAATTAGTGAGCTTAACTCGATCACCAATATCTTAGAGTGGAAAGAACTTTTTGAGAGTAATGTTACCTATAAAAATAAAATAAATTTGCCAGTAGTAATTATGGCAGGAGGAAAAGGGACTCGATTAAAACCCATATCAAATGTTTTCCCAAAGCCCTTAACTCCAATTGGCGAAAAAACTATTATTGAGGAAATTGCAGAGCGTTTCATTGCTCAGGGATGTACTAAGTTTTACATCACAGTTAACTACAAAAAAGAGTTAATTGAGTACTTTTTAAGTAAATCTAAAACTTTTGAGAATGTAAGTGTAACCTTCATTTCTGAGCCTAAGCCATTAGGTACGGGGGGAGCGCTTGCCTTTTTGCAAAGCCATATAAAAGAAACATTTATAGTTACAAACTGTGATATTTTGATAGATCAAGATTTTAGTGAAGTATATGATTATCACAAAAACAATAATAACAACGTAACAATCGTTTCCTCTATTAAAAGTCATAAGATCTCTTACGGGACACTTACAACTGGTGTTGGTGGTGTGCTGCAATCAATGAACGAAAAACCTGAACTAAACTTTCAAATAAATACTGGTGTATATGTTTTAGAGCCAAGTTTTATTGATAGTATTGAGGTAAATAAATTCACCCATATTACTGATGTTATAAATGATGTTAACAATATGGGGGCGAAGGTTGGTGTTTTCCCCATCAGTGAAAGCTCATGGAAAGATATAGGGGAGTGGCCAGAGTATATAAAAACAGTTAAAAGTTTATCGGGTGATTATAATTTCCAGGGCTTGAATTTATAA
- a CDS encoding formyltransferase family protein — translation MTKKLKLMLLCGDGGGDAIAIIKAINANVLKNCEITCLLAESENKLLSYFKASNAPKSIKTYKSGSKASALDALQKQIDVDKPDYVFLAGFKFILPESFLTQSVRFINTHHSLLPAFKGLFNKEFLVSQDISLLGHTIHYVSKEVDEGKQIAQFAFPNFGMENFEKILKTYRLGLMC, via the coding sequence ATGACAAAAAAACTGAAGCTAATGCTGCTTTGTGGGGATGGCGGAGGCGACGCTATTGCTATAATAAAAGCTATCAATGCTAATGTGTTGAAAAACTGTGAAATAACTTGTTTGCTCGCTGAGAGCGAAAACAAGTTATTAAGCTATTTTAAAGCAAGCAATGCACCAAAAAGTATTAAAACTTACAAATCGGGAAGTAAGGCTTCCGCTTTAGATGCATTACAAAAGCAGATTGATGTTGATAAGCCTGATTATGTTTTTCTCGCTGGTTTCAAATTTATATTGCCAGAAAGTTTTCTAACACAAAGTGTAAGGTTTATTAATACGCATCACTCACTTTTACCTGCGTTCAAAGGGCTGTTTAACAAAGAGTTTCTGGTTTCACAAGATATCAGTCTACTAGGTCATACAATTCACTATGTAAGTAAAGAAGTAGATGAAGGTAAACAAATAGCCCAGTTTGCATTTCCAAACTTTGGCATGGAAAATTTTGAAAAAATATTGAAAACCTATAGGTTGGGGCTGATGTGTTAA
- a CDS encoding LegC family aminotransferase: protein MNAQLLVEFVRDQYKTQDFIPLHAPTFAGNEKPYVIETIESTFVSSVGKFVNEFELKMEAFTGTPKAVATVNGTAALHTALYMAGVERGDLVITQALTFVATCNALYHMGAEPIFVDVSLKSLGLCPKALESYLDENATLTENECYHKHTGQRIKAVIPMHTFGHPVELDELVSICSKWNLALIEDAAESLGSFYKGRHTGTLGDYGAVSFNGNKIITTGGGGMVLCGSEESGNHTKHVTTTAKVPHKYEFFHDEPGFNYRMPNINAALGCAQMEVLEQYLKSKRALAEQYASFFDNSEVKFVLEPDYARSNYWLNSIICVDEQQRNEFLETTNSLGVMTRPVWQLMDRLPMFEKALKGSLSNSEFISSRLINLPSSYIAD, encoded by the coding sequence ATGAATGCACAGTTACTGGTTGAGTTTGTTCGTGATCAATACAAAACTCAAGATTTTATTCCATTACATGCCCCAACCTTTGCTGGCAATGAAAAACCGTATGTAATAGAAACGATCGAAAGTACGTTTGTCTCCAGTGTTGGTAAGTTTGTTAATGAGTTTGAGCTTAAAATGGAAGCTTTTACTGGAACACCCAAGGCGGTAGCAACAGTCAATGGTACTGCTGCCTTGCACACTGCACTTTACATGGCAGGCGTTGAACGTGGTGACCTCGTGATAACGCAGGCGCTGACGTTTGTTGCTACATGCAATGCTCTTTATCATATGGGAGCTGAACCGATTTTTGTAGATGTTTCTCTTAAAAGCTTAGGCTTATGCCCAAAAGCATTAGAGTCTTATCTTGATGAAAATGCGACGCTAACAGAAAACGAGTGTTATCATAAGCATACAGGGCAGCGTATTAAAGCTGTTATTCCCATGCACACCTTTGGTCACCCAGTTGAATTAGATGAACTAGTCTCAATTTGCTCTAAATGGAATCTAGCGCTCATAGAAGATGCGGCTGAAAGCTTAGGCTCTTTTTATAAGGGTAGGCATACAGGTACTTTGGGCGACTATGGGGCCGTTAGCTTTAATGGCAATAAAATCATCACTACAGGTGGTGGTGGCATGGTACTTTGTGGAAGCGAGGAATCTGGCAATCATACCAAGCATGTAACAACAACCGCAAAAGTTCCGCATAAATATGAGTTTTTCCATGATGAGCCTGGTTTTAACTATCGAATGCCAAATATTAATGCCGCATTAGGGTGTGCTCAAATGGAGGTTTTAGAGCAGTATCTAAAATCTAAACGAGCTTTGGCAGAGCAATATGCCTCTTTCTTTGATAATAGTGAGGTTAAATTCGTATTAGAGCCAGATTATGCTCGTTCAAACTACTGGCTTAATTCTATTATATGTGTAGATGAACAGCAGCGAAATGAATTCCTAGAGACAACTAATTCTTTAGGAGTAATGACTAGGCCTGTTTGGCAGCTAATGGATAGATTGCCTATGTTCGAGAAAGCGTTAAAAGGTTCTTTGTCCAATTCGGAATTCATTTCATCACGCTTAATAAACCTTCCTAGCTCTTATATAGCTGATTAG